In the Populus trichocarpa isolate Nisqually-1 chromosome 1, P.trichocarpa_v4.1, whole genome shotgun sequence genome, one interval contains:
- the LOC7487563 gene encoding uncharacterized protein LOC7487563 isoform X4 has product MGKRKERRLAAVSNAGRRIKLDLFAEPSGDLGGSSVNNGVGGDIDPSQRAELPNSPSSSGQLPQNPLLLLGQYSDDDLDEESSKRPDSSIAVNSPADHNDQEAPIGEGKGGNSNALEDLTTQEVDQQDMRRDSMSVDVLEGLEGGDSRESDATASADTLKEKDSLEKISITGISNAQAIGDVSSGWRMVVHEESNQYYYWNTETGETSWEIPAVLAQQNQLTSDQNACAAEYMETAHMGANLSTSTLAAGLDSSLPALLVEGSVGNDLIPQSTEVYGNEPQMNDWVEGYRNEYVKDKNWDAEAHQGETQSNFAAINTSLGDVSSVVSEHIHDALANDHRGIDLSTSLMKQCESLLERLESLKGYGSHLQGQDQMLKYNLEVEIRLSDIKSLSTYGSPLLPFWVHCERRLKQLEDVINNEIYQLAVSAQMDGDVETTADDSFKEKEKSQENMGEESEADAHENSTKSEVSPVSTSIENDSHDKGDFGSIHSSNILAGSPSMHLEGGAPVSEELNGTIHLNAEIHPAEDIDMDVDMEVEEGEFCPASITTFGDALSAEDVGLNEKMVQSNPPAEHLSLSSGDALTVPPPPDEEWIPPPPPDNDQVPPPPPDNEQVPPPPPDEPPECSYPPLPSYPETGQPLPYAEQYNLTYPDLNFQYYGHTVAVPSCNFYGNTDGSQAAVPHASLYYLATPSTYVETDSVMVNSVQPVEYYNVQDGSVPVPVVSGVESSQSYIESGPVSYDTLASDQIKTGDSVAELNVKLGGSAVGVETYLASKGVPSTLTTTEAPTLASVKETAYASSTNAVTASTAAAASALLTGAKVQTKVSRKKRTVAVAPSLRSNKKVSSLVDKWKAAKEELNENEEEEPKSAYEIFEKKRQREIEEWHAKQIASGEAKDNANFQPLGGDWRERVKRRRAQAAKAAALTPSEAPTDENKQPDLEELSKGLPSGWQVYWDGSSKQVYYGNVITSETTWTRPPK; this is encoded by the exons ATGGGGAAGAGAAAAGAGCGCCGCCTTGCTGCTGTGAGTAACGCCGGCCGTCGCATCAAGCTCGATCTCTTCGCGGAACCCTCTG GAGATTTGGGTGGCTCCTCTGTAAATAACGGAGTTGGAGGGGATATAGATCCGTCACAACGTGCTGAATTACCCAATTCACCATCATCTTCAG GTCAACTGCCACAGAACCCGCTTCTGTTACTTGGGCAATATAGTGATGATGATTTAGATGAGGAATCAAGTAAAAGGCCAGACAGTTCTATTGCAGTGAATTCCCCAGCTGACCATAATGACCAG GAGGCGCCTATTGGTGAAGGAAAAGGTGGAAATTCCAATGCTCTTGAAGATCTCACCACACAGGAGGTTGATCAACAGGACATGAGGAGAGATTCTATGTCAGTTGATGTTTTAGAGGGCCTGGAAGGTGGTGATTCTAGGGAAAGCGATGCTACTGCCTCAGCTGATacattgaaagaaaaggattcgtTGGAGAAAATCTCTATCACTGGAATTTCTAATGCACAGGCTATTGGAGATGTGAGTTCAGGCTGGAGGATGGTAGTGCATGAAGAGAGTAATCAGTACTATTACTGGAATACTGAAACTGGTGAAACTTCCTGGGAAATACCGGCTGTTTTGGCTCAGCAAAATCAATTGACCTCTGATCAGAACGCATGTGCTGCTGAATATATGGAAACTGCTCACATGGGTGCAAATTTGTCTACTTCAACTTTAGCTGCTGGATTGGATAGTTCTTTACCTGCATTATTAGTAGAGGGTTCAGTAGGTAATGATTTGATTCCTCAAAGCACAGAAGTGTATGGAAATGAGCCACAGATGAATGACTGGGTTGAAGGATACAGAAATGAATATGTGAAAGATAAAAATTGGGATGCTGAAGCTCATCAGGGGGAGACACAGAGTAACTTTGCTGCAATTAATACCTCTTTGGGTGATGTGAGTTCGGTAGTTTCGGAGCACATACACGATGCACTAGCTAATGATCATAGAGGAATAGATCTTTCAACTAGTCTCATGAAACAATGTGAGAGTTTGTTGGAGAGACTAGAGTCATTGAAAGG GTATGGGAGTCATCTGCAAGGTCAAGACCAGATGCTGAAGTATAATCTAGAAGTAGAGATAAGACTTTCTGATATCAAGTCACTTTCAACTTATGGTTCACCTTTGCTTCCATTTTGGGTCCATTGCGAAAGGCGACTTAAACAATTAGAAGATGTCATTAACAATGAAATTTACCAGCTTGCAGTGTCCGCACAAATGGATGGTGATGTTGAAACTACTGCTGATGattcttttaaagaaaaggaaaaatctcaagaaaatatGGGTGAAGAATCTGAAGCAGATGCACATGAGAACAGTACAAAATCTGAAGTTTCACCTGTTTCTACTAGCATTGAGAACGATTCACATGATAAAGGTGACTTTGGAAGTATCCATTCTAGCAATATTCTTGCAGGATCTCCTAGCATGCATTTGGAAGGTGGTGCTCCAGTTAGTGAAGAATTGAATGGGACTATTCATCTGAATGCTGAGATCCATCCTGCTGAAGATATTGACATGGATGTAGACATGGAAGTTGAAGAGGGAGAGTTTTGTCCTGCAAGCATCACTACTTTTGGAGATGCTTTGAGTGCTGAAGATGTTGGACTGAATGAGAAAATGGTTCAGTCAAATCCACCTGCAGAGCACCTGTCCTTGTCATCAGGGGATGCATTGACTGTTCCACCTCCTCCAGATGAGGAATGGATTCCCCCGCCACCACCTGATAATGATCAGGTCCCTCCACCCCCTCCTGATAATGAACAAGTTCCTCCACCCCCACCAGATGAACCTCCTGAATGCTCATATCCTCCACTTCCATCTTATCCAGAGACAGGTCAACCTCTCCCTTACGCAGAACAATACAACTTAACCTATCCGGACCTCAATTTCCAATACTATGGACACACAGTTGCTGTCCCAAGTTGTAATTTCTATGGAAATACTGATGGAAGTCAGGCTGCTGTGCCACATGCATCACTTTATTACCTAGCAACTCCTAGCACATATGTTGAAACTGATTCAGTTATGGTCAATTCTGTTCAGCCAGTAGAATATTACAATGTTCAAGATGGATCAGTGCCTGTGCCTGTTGTTAGTGGTGTAGAATCTTCTCAGTCATATATTGAATCTGGTCCTGTGAGTTATGATACCCTTGCTTCTGATCAAATAAAGACAGGCGACTCTGTAGCAGAGCTGAATGTGAAGCTTGGTGGCTCGGCTGTTGGTGTTGAGACTTATTTGGCATCTAAAGGGGTTCCTTCTACTCTGACCACCACTGAAGCTCCTACATTAGCTAGTGTGAAAGAGACTGCTTATGCATCATCAACCAATGCAGTCACTGCTTCTACTGCAGCAGCTGCATCTGCCTTGTTAACAGGTGCCAAGGTTCAAACTaaag tTTCACGTAAAAAGCGGACAGTTGCTGTTGCACCCTCTTTGAGGTCTAATAAGAAAGTCTCCAGTTTGGTGGACAAG TGGAAAGCAGCCAAAGAggagttgaatgagaatgaggAAGAAGAACCTAAAAGTGCTTATGAGATATTTGAGAAGAAGCGGCAAAGGGAAATTGAG gAGTGGCATGCTAAGCAAATTGCCAGTGGAGAGGCCAAGGATAATGCTAACTTTCAGCCTCTGGGTGGTGACTG GCGCGAGCGAGTAAAGCGCAGGAGAGCTCAAGCAGCTAAAGCAGCTGCATTGACTCCGTCGGAGGCCCCAACTGATGAAAACAAGCAGCCTGATTTAGAAGAACTCTCAAAGGGCCTTCCATCTGGCTGGCAG GTCTATTGGGATGGATCATCAAAACAGGTCTATTATGGTAATGTCATCACCTCGGAGACAACCTGGACCAGGCCACCGAAATGA
- the LOC7487563 gene encoding uncharacterized protein LOC7487563 isoform X3, with the protein MGKRKERRLAAVSNAGRRIKLDLFAEPSGDLGGSSVNNGVGGDIDPSQRAELPNSPSSSGQLPQNPLLLLGQYSDDDLDEESSKRPDSSIAVNSPADHNDQPLQEAPIGEGKGGNSNALEDLTTQEVDQQDMRRDSMSVDVLEGLEGGDSRESDATASADTLKEKDSLEKISITGISNAQAIGDVSSGWRMVVHEESNQYYYWNTETGETSWEIPAVLAQQNQLTSDQNACAAEYMETAHMGANLSTSTLAAGLDSSLPALLVEGSVGNDLIPQSTEVYGNEPQMNDWVEGYRNEYVKDKNWDAEAHQGETQSNFAAINTSLGDVSSVVSEHIHDALANDHRGIDLSTSLMKQCESLLERLESLKGYGSHLQGQDQMLKYNLEVEIRLSDIKSLSTYGSPLLPFWVHCERRLKQLEDVINNEIYQLAVSAQMDGDVETTADDSFKEKEKSQENMGEESEADAHENSTKSEVSPVSTSIENDSHDKGDFGSIHSSNILAGSPSMHLEGGAPVSEELNGTIHLNAEIHPAEDIDMDVDMEVEEGEFCPASITTFGDALSAEDVGLNEKMVQSNPPAEHLSLSSGDALTVPPPPDEEWIPPPPPDNDQVPPPPPDNEQVPPPPPDEPPECSYPPLPSYPETGQPLPYAEQYNLTYPDLNFQYYGHTVAVPSCNFYGNTDGSQAAVPHASLYYLATPSTYVETDSVMVNSVQPVEYYNVQDGSVPVPVVSGVESSQSYIESGPVSYDTLASDQIKTGDSVAELNVKLGGSAVGVETYLASKGVPSTLTTTEAPTLASVKETAYASSTNAVTASTAAAASALLTGAKVQTKVSRKKRTVAVAPSLRSNKKVSSLVDKWKAAKEELNENEEEEPKSAYEIFEKKRQREIEEWHAKQIASGEAKDNANFQPLGGDWRERVKRRRAQAAKAAALTPSEAPTDENKQPDLEELSKGLPSGWQVYWDGSSKQVYYGNVITSETTWTRPPK; encoded by the exons ATGGGGAAGAGAAAAGAGCGCCGCCTTGCTGCTGTGAGTAACGCCGGCCGTCGCATCAAGCTCGATCTCTTCGCGGAACCCTCTG GAGATTTGGGTGGCTCCTCTGTAAATAACGGAGTTGGAGGGGATATAGATCCGTCACAACGTGCTGAATTACCCAATTCACCATCATCTTCAG GTCAACTGCCACAGAACCCGCTTCTGTTACTTGGGCAATATAGTGATGATGATTTAGATGAGGAATCAAGTAAAAGGCCAGACAGTTCTATTGCAGTGAATTCCCCAGCTGACCATAATGACCAG CCTTTGCAGGAGGCGCCTATTGGTGAAGGAAAAGGTGGAAATTCCAATGCTCTTGAAGATCTCACCACACAGGAGGTTGATCAACAGGACATGAGGAGAGATTCTATGTCAGTTGATGTTTTAGAGGGCCTGGAAGGTGGTGATTCTAGGGAAAGCGATGCTACTGCCTCAGCTGATacattgaaagaaaaggattcgtTGGAGAAAATCTCTATCACTGGAATTTCTAATGCACAGGCTATTGGAGATGTGAGTTCAGGCTGGAGGATGGTAGTGCATGAAGAGAGTAATCAGTACTATTACTGGAATACTGAAACTGGTGAAACTTCCTGGGAAATACCGGCTGTTTTGGCTCAGCAAAATCAATTGACCTCTGATCAGAACGCATGTGCTGCTGAATATATGGAAACTGCTCACATGGGTGCAAATTTGTCTACTTCAACTTTAGCTGCTGGATTGGATAGTTCTTTACCTGCATTATTAGTAGAGGGTTCAGTAGGTAATGATTTGATTCCTCAAAGCACAGAAGTGTATGGAAATGAGCCACAGATGAATGACTGGGTTGAAGGATACAGAAATGAATATGTGAAAGATAAAAATTGGGATGCTGAAGCTCATCAGGGGGAGACACAGAGTAACTTTGCTGCAATTAATACCTCTTTGGGTGATGTGAGTTCGGTAGTTTCGGAGCACATACACGATGCACTAGCTAATGATCATAGAGGAATAGATCTTTCAACTAGTCTCATGAAACAATGTGAGAGTTTGTTGGAGAGACTAGAGTCATTGAAAGG GTATGGGAGTCATCTGCAAGGTCAAGACCAGATGCTGAAGTATAATCTAGAAGTAGAGATAAGACTTTCTGATATCAAGTCACTTTCAACTTATGGTTCACCTTTGCTTCCATTTTGGGTCCATTGCGAAAGGCGACTTAAACAATTAGAAGATGTCATTAACAATGAAATTTACCAGCTTGCAGTGTCCGCACAAATGGATGGTGATGTTGAAACTACTGCTGATGattcttttaaagaaaaggaaaaatctcaagaaaatatGGGTGAAGAATCTGAAGCAGATGCACATGAGAACAGTACAAAATCTGAAGTTTCACCTGTTTCTACTAGCATTGAGAACGATTCACATGATAAAGGTGACTTTGGAAGTATCCATTCTAGCAATATTCTTGCAGGATCTCCTAGCATGCATTTGGAAGGTGGTGCTCCAGTTAGTGAAGAATTGAATGGGACTATTCATCTGAATGCTGAGATCCATCCTGCTGAAGATATTGACATGGATGTAGACATGGAAGTTGAAGAGGGAGAGTTTTGTCCTGCAAGCATCACTACTTTTGGAGATGCTTTGAGTGCTGAAGATGTTGGACTGAATGAGAAAATGGTTCAGTCAAATCCACCTGCAGAGCACCTGTCCTTGTCATCAGGGGATGCATTGACTGTTCCACCTCCTCCAGATGAGGAATGGATTCCCCCGCCACCACCTGATAATGATCAGGTCCCTCCACCCCCTCCTGATAATGAACAAGTTCCTCCACCCCCACCAGATGAACCTCCTGAATGCTCATATCCTCCACTTCCATCTTATCCAGAGACAGGTCAACCTCTCCCTTACGCAGAACAATACAACTTAACCTATCCGGACCTCAATTTCCAATACTATGGACACACAGTTGCTGTCCCAAGTTGTAATTTCTATGGAAATACTGATGGAAGTCAGGCTGCTGTGCCACATGCATCACTTTATTACCTAGCAACTCCTAGCACATATGTTGAAACTGATTCAGTTATGGTCAATTCTGTTCAGCCAGTAGAATATTACAATGTTCAAGATGGATCAGTGCCTGTGCCTGTTGTTAGTGGTGTAGAATCTTCTCAGTCATATATTGAATCTGGTCCTGTGAGTTATGATACCCTTGCTTCTGATCAAATAAAGACAGGCGACTCTGTAGCAGAGCTGAATGTGAAGCTTGGTGGCTCGGCTGTTGGTGTTGAGACTTATTTGGCATCTAAAGGGGTTCCTTCTACTCTGACCACCACTGAAGCTCCTACATTAGCTAGTGTGAAAGAGACTGCTTATGCATCATCAACCAATGCAGTCACTGCTTCTACTGCAGCAGCTGCATCTGCCTTGTTAACAGGTGCCAAGGTTCAAACTaaag tTTCACGTAAAAAGCGGACAGTTGCTGTTGCACCCTCTTTGAGGTCTAATAAGAAAGTCTCCAGTTTGGTGGACAAG TGGAAAGCAGCCAAAGAggagttgaatgagaatgaggAAGAAGAACCTAAAAGTGCTTATGAGATATTTGAGAAGAAGCGGCAAAGGGAAATTGAG gAGTGGCATGCTAAGCAAATTGCCAGTGGAGAGGCCAAGGATAATGCTAACTTTCAGCCTCTGGGTGGTGACTG GCGCGAGCGAGTAAAGCGCAGGAGAGCTCAAGCAGCTAAAGCAGCTGCATTGACTCCGTCGGAGGCCCCAACTGATGAAAACAAGCAGCCTGATTTAGAAGAACTCTCAAAGGGCCTTCCATCTGGCTGGCAG GTCTATTGGGATGGATCATCAAAACAGGTCTATTATGGTAATGTCATCACCTCGGAGACAACCTGGACCAGGCCACCGAAATGA
- the LOC7487563 gene encoding uncharacterized protein LOC7487563 isoform X2 has protein sequence MGKRKERRLAAVSNAGRRIKLDLFAEPSGDLGGSSVNNGVGGDIDPSQRAELPNSPSSSGQLPQNPLLLLGQYSDDDLDEESSKRPDSSIAVNSPADHNDQEAPIGEGKGGNSNALEDLTTQEVDQQDMRRDSMSVDVLEGLEGGDSRESDATASADTLKEKDSLEKISITGISNAQAIGDVSSGWRMVVHEESNQYYYWNTETGETSWEIPAVLAQQNQLTSDQNACAAEYMETAHMGANLSTSTLAAGLDSSLPALLVEGSVGNDLIPQSTEVYGNEPQMNDWVEGYRNEYVKDKNWDAEAHQGETQSNFAAINTSLGDVSSVVSEHIHDALANDHRGIDLSTSLMKQCESLLERLESLKGYGSHLQGQDQMLKYNLEVEIRLSDIKSLSTYGSPLLPFWVHCERRLKQLEDVINNEIYQLAVSAQMDGDVETTADDSFKEKEKSQENMGEESEADAHENSTKSEVSPVSTSIENDSHDKGDFGSIHSSNILAGSPSMHLEGGAPVSEELNGTIHLNAEIHPAEDIDMDVDMEVEEGEFCPASITTFGDALSAEDVGLNEKMVQSNPPAEHLSLSSGDALTVPPPPDEEWIPPPPPDNDQVPPPPPDNEQVPPPPPDEPPECSYPPLPSYPETGQPLPYAEQYNLTYPDLNFQYYGHTVAVPSCNFYGNTDGSQAAVPHASLYYLATPSTYVETDSVMVNSVQPVEYYNVQDGSVPVPVVSGVESSQSYIESGPVSYDTLASDQIKTGDSVAELNVKLGGSAVGVETYLASKGVPSTLTTTEAPTLASVKETAYASSTNAVTASTAAAASALLTGAKVQTKVSRKKRTVAVAPSLRSNKKVSSLVDKWKAAKEELNENEEEEPKSAYEIFEKKRQREIEEWHAKQIASGEAKDNANFQPLGGDWRERVKRRRAQAAKAAALTPSEAPTDENKQPDLEELSKGLPSGWQAELSHFIQGKCKGKTVSKALSSLFFLFGNVAGQWLLLFFWEAEM, from the exons ATGGGGAAGAGAAAAGAGCGCCGCCTTGCTGCTGTGAGTAACGCCGGCCGTCGCATCAAGCTCGATCTCTTCGCGGAACCCTCTG GAGATTTGGGTGGCTCCTCTGTAAATAACGGAGTTGGAGGGGATATAGATCCGTCACAACGTGCTGAATTACCCAATTCACCATCATCTTCAG GTCAACTGCCACAGAACCCGCTTCTGTTACTTGGGCAATATAGTGATGATGATTTAGATGAGGAATCAAGTAAAAGGCCAGACAGTTCTATTGCAGTGAATTCCCCAGCTGACCATAATGACCAG GAGGCGCCTATTGGTGAAGGAAAAGGTGGAAATTCCAATGCTCTTGAAGATCTCACCACACAGGAGGTTGATCAACAGGACATGAGGAGAGATTCTATGTCAGTTGATGTTTTAGAGGGCCTGGAAGGTGGTGATTCTAGGGAAAGCGATGCTACTGCCTCAGCTGATacattgaaagaaaaggattcgtTGGAGAAAATCTCTATCACTGGAATTTCTAATGCACAGGCTATTGGAGATGTGAGTTCAGGCTGGAGGATGGTAGTGCATGAAGAGAGTAATCAGTACTATTACTGGAATACTGAAACTGGTGAAACTTCCTGGGAAATACCGGCTGTTTTGGCTCAGCAAAATCAATTGACCTCTGATCAGAACGCATGTGCTGCTGAATATATGGAAACTGCTCACATGGGTGCAAATTTGTCTACTTCAACTTTAGCTGCTGGATTGGATAGTTCTTTACCTGCATTATTAGTAGAGGGTTCAGTAGGTAATGATTTGATTCCTCAAAGCACAGAAGTGTATGGAAATGAGCCACAGATGAATGACTGGGTTGAAGGATACAGAAATGAATATGTGAAAGATAAAAATTGGGATGCTGAAGCTCATCAGGGGGAGACACAGAGTAACTTTGCTGCAATTAATACCTCTTTGGGTGATGTGAGTTCGGTAGTTTCGGAGCACATACACGATGCACTAGCTAATGATCATAGAGGAATAGATCTTTCAACTAGTCTCATGAAACAATGTGAGAGTTTGTTGGAGAGACTAGAGTCATTGAAAGG GTATGGGAGTCATCTGCAAGGTCAAGACCAGATGCTGAAGTATAATCTAGAAGTAGAGATAAGACTTTCTGATATCAAGTCACTTTCAACTTATGGTTCACCTTTGCTTCCATTTTGGGTCCATTGCGAAAGGCGACTTAAACAATTAGAAGATGTCATTAACAATGAAATTTACCAGCTTGCAGTGTCCGCACAAATGGATGGTGATGTTGAAACTACTGCTGATGattcttttaaagaaaaggaaaaatctcaagaaaatatGGGTGAAGAATCTGAAGCAGATGCACATGAGAACAGTACAAAATCTGAAGTTTCACCTGTTTCTACTAGCATTGAGAACGATTCACATGATAAAGGTGACTTTGGAAGTATCCATTCTAGCAATATTCTTGCAGGATCTCCTAGCATGCATTTGGAAGGTGGTGCTCCAGTTAGTGAAGAATTGAATGGGACTATTCATCTGAATGCTGAGATCCATCCTGCTGAAGATATTGACATGGATGTAGACATGGAAGTTGAAGAGGGAGAGTTTTGTCCTGCAAGCATCACTACTTTTGGAGATGCTTTGAGTGCTGAAGATGTTGGACTGAATGAGAAAATGGTTCAGTCAAATCCACCTGCAGAGCACCTGTCCTTGTCATCAGGGGATGCATTGACTGTTCCACCTCCTCCAGATGAGGAATGGATTCCCCCGCCACCACCTGATAATGATCAGGTCCCTCCACCCCCTCCTGATAATGAACAAGTTCCTCCACCCCCACCAGATGAACCTCCTGAATGCTCATATCCTCCACTTCCATCTTATCCAGAGACAGGTCAACCTCTCCCTTACGCAGAACAATACAACTTAACCTATCCGGACCTCAATTTCCAATACTATGGACACACAGTTGCTGTCCCAAGTTGTAATTTCTATGGAAATACTGATGGAAGTCAGGCTGCTGTGCCACATGCATCACTTTATTACCTAGCAACTCCTAGCACATATGTTGAAACTGATTCAGTTATGGTCAATTCTGTTCAGCCAGTAGAATATTACAATGTTCAAGATGGATCAGTGCCTGTGCCTGTTGTTAGTGGTGTAGAATCTTCTCAGTCATATATTGAATCTGGTCCTGTGAGTTATGATACCCTTGCTTCTGATCAAATAAAGACAGGCGACTCTGTAGCAGAGCTGAATGTGAAGCTTGGTGGCTCGGCTGTTGGTGTTGAGACTTATTTGGCATCTAAAGGGGTTCCTTCTACTCTGACCACCACTGAAGCTCCTACATTAGCTAGTGTGAAAGAGACTGCTTATGCATCATCAACCAATGCAGTCACTGCTTCTACTGCAGCAGCTGCATCTGCCTTGTTAACAGGTGCCAAGGTTCAAACTaaag tTTCACGTAAAAAGCGGACAGTTGCTGTTGCACCCTCTTTGAGGTCTAATAAGAAAGTCTCCAGTTTGGTGGACAAG TGGAAAGCAGCCAAAGAggagttgaatgagaatgaggAAGAAGAACCTAAAAGTGCTTATGAGATATTTGAGAAGAAGCGGCAAAGGGAAATTGAG gAGTGGCATGCTAAGCAAATTGCCAGTGGAGAGGCCAAGGATAATGCTAACTTTCAGCCTCTGGGTGGTGACTG GCGCGAGCGAGTAAAGCGCAGGAGAGCTCAAGCAGCTAAAGCAGCTGCATTGACTCCGTCGGAGGCCCCAACTGATGAAAACAAGCAGCCTGATTTAGAAGAACTCTCAAAGGGCCTTCCATCTGGCTGGCAG GCTGAACTCAGCCATTTCATCCAGGGAAAATGTAAGGGCAAGACAGTTTCAAAGGCTCTcagttcccttttctttttgtttggaaatgtcgCTGGGCAGTGGCTTCTATTGTTCTTCTGGGAAGCAGAGATGTAG